One Ostrea edulis chromosome 2, xbOstEdul1.1, whole genome shotgun sequence genomic region harbors:
- the LOC125680941 gene encoding uncharacterized protein LOC125680941: MRPIAVYVIVPFLSLNKVISLHYKHTTYVRQLNTPSTSQHAPGASNEVEKVEKCGEICHFSPTCALFFFNGTHCVTYSETMQFDEGGGDSLTYFTQATSLFRSDIADQIKSECTSNGYIYDPLVPLCYKVNTIGLTKSAAETSCHQNNGHLLRINTYRKQLLVESLNLQSTGSVSKYRIDGEKQADNTWTFSDGREIATFYWYPGEPKDGIDSIALRTSYKGKWDDVHETFAHGFICERTPTIL; the protein is encoded by the exons ATGAGACCTATTGCGGTTTATGTGATTGTACCATTCTTATCTCTGAATAAAG ttatatcactacattataagCATACGACATATGTAAGACAACTGAATACGCCATCGACGTCACAGCACGCCCCAGGGGCGTCCAACGAAGTGGAGAAAGTGGAAAAATGTGGAGAGATATGCCACTTTTCACCTACTTGCGCTCTGTTCTTCTTTAACGGAACCCATTGCGTGACTTACAGTGAGACTATGCAGTTCGATGAAGGAGGAGGTGATAGCTTGACGTATTTTACCCAAGCCACCAGCTTGTTTCGTTCCGATATCGCTG ATCAAATAAAGTCTGAATGCACGTCAAATGGATACATCTACGATCCCCTAGTTCCACTGTGTTACAAAGTCAATACTATTGGCTTAACAAAGTCTGCCGCTGAGACATCCTGCCACCAAAACAATGGTCATTTGCTGAGGATAAACACATACAGGAAACAGCTCTTGGTAGAATCCTTAAACTTGCAATCAACAG GCTCTGTCTCGAAATATCGAATTGATGGTGAAAAACAAGCCGATAATACCTGGACCTTTTCTGACGGACGAGAAATAGCCACTTTTTACTGGTACCCCGGGGAACCGAAAGATGGCATCGATTCCATCGCTTTGCGGACATCATACAAAGGAAAGTGGGACGATGTACACGAAACTTTTGCCCATGGATTCATTTGTGAACGGACTCCAACCATCTTATAA